The genome window AACTGATTTTTTTCCAACGTGTTGCCGATCATCCGATAGGTATATAAACTGCTGCCCAGATCACTGCTTTTGCAATAAAACCTGTCAAAAGAAACATCCTGCGCCGCTCTTTCAAAACTGCCCTGCACCGGCTGTTCCAACCTTCCTATTCCTTCCAATGCTTCTACATTAAAAAGATCTAACATCTTATATTCTATTGTTCTGATAATGCCTCCTCCTACATGAAAACTGACAGACCAGTAATCATCCGGATAGTTTTCGGCGATGTAGCTCCCCAAACTTCTGATTTTTATCATTTCCCTTACACTGTGCCGTTCATATCCGGTACGGCTTAAATGCAGGCTATGGGCGCAGATGATCGCGCGTTCGTTTTCATCAGGCGCATAGTGCAACAACGCTTTCTGAAAAATTCTCCACATGTAAAGGTCGCGGTCTATATCCCCATACTCGTCATCTTTATTGGTAGGCACCTCGAGTTGCAAAATATCCAACAGGAATCCGTAGTCCTTTTCCTGCATCAACGCTTTTAATTTTTTTTCGGACAGAACCATACCGGCCAGGTTGCGGAATCTGGTACTTGCAGTAGTGTCAAGTTGGTAAAAAGGTTTTTGCGCAAGAGAAATTTTATAGTTCACATTGTCGTACTTCAGGTTGCTCATTTTAAGCATTAACGGTGAAAGGAATTGCTTGTCCCTGCCCAATTTTTGATATGCCAGAAAATAATGGTAAAAATAATTTTGCTCAGAGCGTAAGTCCAGGCCAACAATATGTATCTTATCAGCTTCCTTTCGTGTGGCATTTTCTTTTCGTATTTCATCCAGGAACAGAATAAGGTCTTCATTATCAGTGAAACTCTTCACATCCTCGAAAATAACATTACGATAACTGTACGGATGTATTCCCCGCACATAGAGATCCCAGTTTAAACACCGGTCAACCGGCGCCTCATAACAGACCAGCTTTACGTTTTTATCCAGTAATTTCCGGACAATTTCGGCTTTTTCCCGAAAGAGATTCTGAGAACCATGTACCGACTCGCCAAGTCCGATAATTTTTTTATTTTTCAGTTCGTCCAATCCGG of Bacteroidales bacterium contains these proteins:
- a CDS encoding erythromycin esterase family protein; translated protein: DAELVEVTLDGQRTALGYDTVSFQILDARIEANNCNLDEWFRSLNFDLNVTSLYPLTKITGLDELKNKKIIGLGESVHGSQNLFREKAEIVRKLLDKNVKLVCYEAPVDRCLNWDLYVRGIHPYSYRNVIFEDVKSFTDNEDLILFLDEIRKENATRKEADKIHIVGLDLRSEQNYFYHYFLAYQKLGRDKQFLSPLMLKMSNLKYDNVNYKISLAQKPFYQLDTTASTRFRNLAGMVLSEKKLKALMQEKDYGFLLDILQLEVPTNKDDEYGDIDRDLYMWRIFQKALLHYAPDENERAIICAHSLHLSRTGYERHSVREMIKIRSLGSYIAENYPDDYWSVSFHVGGGIIRTIEYKMLDLFNVEALEGIGRLEQPVQGSFERAAQDVSFDRFYCKSSDLGSSLYTYRMIGNTLEKNQFYALSKDRFDAYVYIDESTRYPPNPLNSYVNSHFIDSLRLQDIPYSKTCPNDLDHLDLTVPEKFRYKDLRGHHIHLDNISLLEDQSSTFGLFESKDKECLMLFTPASHLPDKNVEEVRVYEWSKLLEMPTGQEHQTGLKNLEKLFSTLESDIWESKSAEYAKKTYNADSVAEIWTDTNFYFSGKYYMRKQVFIIGKNEKVFLIYCYYTDKGIANQDKYRKGIESFLKFH